The Cucumis sativus cultivar 9930 unplaced genomic scaffold, Cucumber_9930_V3 scaffold82, whole genome shotgun sequence DNA window ccatttttcaaattgacccctaaaaacgttgGATTTTTGTGTATTCCCTTGGGCtttcttgttcaatatttagtcaaattgcagtatacataaaatttgtgtttgttacgtcacaagatttcattcactatttgtgtctgtattattttatattttatagagGAGACTCCGTTTAAGTGTTGAGCTAGTAATGGGAGGGACTACCGTTAACCCCAAAATTACAAGGTTTCATGTTGCTTACTGGATCATTAATGATTCTTCTCTATCTTTGGCTCATCAAGTGGTGGAGTTGGAACCCCCTGAAAGTGTAGATTTAGACTCTCTACCGTTGTCAAGAGCTGTTAAGTATGCAAAAATGGCCTTGAGAAATCCTATAAACTCTCTAAACAGGAGACATTCTAGTGTAAGAAGAAATGCTCAAgtccttgaagaaattgaggacaCAACTCCAATTCCTAGCATGCTTTCTCCCTAAGACTATGCTGGTCCTAGTCGGGGAGTGGCATTTACATCCCAGAAAGACACACATGTATCACCTCGTGTTGGCACTTCCATTGCAATGCACAACTCTGACATAtattgtaacgacccaacttttctaagtaagtcgaggtcgttaatttttaacaaataaaagactttgattaatataaaatgaaacgtaaactaatttaaaaacatcttTAAGTCAGGCCTGAATTTcaaacattcaagaaaacataaaaacaatactaTTTACAATAAACGTTTGTaagcaaaatttcaattcatcttaaacctcacaagaacccataagcggaagcaaacaACATATTTCCTATggcatcacgcttccttcctgcccctcgccggtttgccgcctttattacctttgcctgaaaattaaacataagaagggtgagtatttaaatactcagtaagagaccctctactggtcccgtcaggggaaaataaattgttaacgttctattgggacaccctgtacagtcgcagtcttgtgatcctgtaggatacacatctcagtctaacgccccgagggacgtacatatcagtctagtgttctgcagaaacacatatcagtctaatgctcccgaaggtgcacaataaattggtgatcccgtgggacacctacaaggtacacatcccaatacaagctaacaattttcccctcattccattcaatccatctttcagttacttcaaaacacaaggttctttctctcaacgtcctaacagtcaacttattttactttagtcatatgtctgtcaataatatactaatacgtcagtcaatcaaactatacagtcaacacacccctcagttcaccagcacacagtcatactttagcgtaacgtacacccaatctaaacgaaaatcacaagttcacatctgtatctcatacaaacacaatctacaatcttcgtcctgtccacatacacacacttatatatatattccatgacaatcacgaTATACATTCGACgttaagtctacttcaattcatatgcattcatatatattttcagtcaaacCACACtatacattcaacacacatacagttcacaatcacaattgagtccagtagaaaatcccttacctcaaagttaggGAAGCTCCTTAATCACTAACGTCCTCGAAACAATCCTAAGCAtaacaacacaaaattcaattactttcacgATACATATCCCACTTATTTTCCTCAACGTAAGTTTCAACTCACCTATATAATGGCGAACTGAACCTTCAACAATTCACAATCTGGTTGTGAATGTAAGGGAGCCTAACGTTACTCCCAACACCTCAACGCACGAATGTCGAACTCGCAGCAAAAATCCTAAGTATGGGTCGATCAACGGTCGGCCAAATGAGACGTGGCGGCTGGGCTTCACGGATGGAAACCGTCGCGAACAGACAGCAAATCTGAACGGTTACAGCAACTAGTCGGCCGACGTCGATAGCAGGTGGAGCGGCGGTTGTGAGCGGGGAGCGTGGCGGTTACTGGTTCACGCGGCGGCCTTGGCTTTGACGGAGACAGAATCGGCGATGGAGACGGCAGATATGCGCGCGGGACGACTGCTGCAAGGTTGCTTCGCGAACCGGAGATGGAGACGGCAGATCGGCGCCCGGGCTGCAGCTGGACTGCGGCGGGAAGAAAACTGAAGAGAAAGGATCGGCGGCTGGTTGCAGCGGGAAGAAAACAGAAGGGAAAGGATCGGCGGCTGGCTGCGGCTGGGCTGCGGCGGGAAGAAAACGGAAGGGAAAGGATCGGTGGGAGTCGCAGCGCACGGCGAAAGAAGGAAATAGGGACGGCGGTTGCTGGGCTGCGACGCAGATCTGGACTGGGCAGCGGTCATGTGGCAGCCGACGGCTGCTGCAaacggaagaagaagaggaatggAGGTCGGCGGTTACTGGGCTGCGGACGGGGAGAAGGGGAAGGGCGCACggggaggaaggagaagagagaaaagaaaagaaaaagaaaagaaaaagaaaaaaaagaaaagaaagaaaaaatatataataaagaattttctttttcttttctttttatttaaattaatattaaaataaaatatataaaaataaaaatatatatatatatatatatatatatattataattatatatatatatatatatatttacctttGGATCTTTACATATATAGTGCCGACATTTCCTTCCTTAAGCTTGAAAAAAGGTGATTTGAtgtccataaaaaattaactgagcagttagatattttctaatacgTATCTCACGTAATTTGATGCTCATTGATACTGCATTACTGTGTTAGGAACGTGTTGATGTAAAATCTTTCAGTTTTGATGGATCTTATTACAAGCTTTCAACTCTTCTTAGCACGACTTCTGACAGAACAAAGGTTTGATATATCTTTACACGATCGCATATCACATATGAACGATCGCATATCCCACCTGAAATATCGATCACCCTTGGTAAAACAACCGTTTAGATattctacacgattgtttgcttaaggatacacgatcattttgtaactatttttttttattatccttttttctttttatactagaatcaaaatcaattgtttgatgatattaacAACATGTATGATGATCTTCGTGATGATTCTAGTCATCACATCACAATCTGGACAAGAATgatgaccatcaaaataacaaacatgtgaTCATCCATGAGAATCCATCTGTTCAAGAGTCACATCTTCAAGAATCTACTATAGAAACTCAACAGTTGGTGTTTAATTCATTAGTTACtgctttatattgtttaaaatagcttagattataaataaaaacaattttttttcttttctgtgtagggaacaaaaatgaacaacgCAAATCAACATCAAGAGCAATCAGGCAGTGATATTAGCATAGATGGCAGAGATGCACATTTGATATTAACTATAAGTAATATAGCAGAAAATATGGAAGGTCATACTCAAACAGAAAAGGGACTGctagaaatgattgaaaatcttccgTTGGTAAGCCAACCACTTCCACTTTGTGAGATGCTACCATTAACTACTGGCAAAGGTCTTGCATTAGTTTAATTGGTATGTGTGCCctaaagggataaaagctcTTGGCAATGAAAGACTTTACAAAaccattcatcaattttaatttgaaaattccaaaatacaagtacattgacaatatttagaatcaaagttctaaataaagaactaagtatgcttttaaattaaaagatacatagaacttactcttgttgacgtctctaaatatataatccaccgaattggggacaccacccgttggagtgatagaactaagtcatgcacagcggaaaaagaatcgaatttctaccctaattgccacaattaacatataaccataaactaatcaaattagggttttaagaaatattacctttgaagctttcaaaaggtttgatatcttcttaccaattctaaccgagaccaccactagtactcaactgctatcctctagacaaagaaccgggttgtgggacccaattttggtgtagaaagtaatggagataaagtgagattggaagctttcttttttcttttgttgagatgatgaaaatgataaaagaggcaaaagtccttcaacatttgaaaacacctctatttataacctaattacatgcaaaaatgcatgcaattcatttgccaaatctcaacacctaatgttccactaacaattagtggaacttagtgggctaggtgtctatatctcatatagccacatatcccactaagagttagtgggattatccaacaaaatgttggattttcccactaacttagtccaagggtaaaatggtcattagatatttctagtcaaaagtcaaactttgacttttctaagtcaaaagtcaatattttgactttttaccattttgtccgtcttgactaatttcaacctcccgagcatgaatccgcattcatttttccaaaattcaaatcacatttgaatataaggccggtcaaagtttgacttttcaaagtcaaaagtcaacattttgactttttactatttttgaccaattccgagcttcttagtatgaatccgcattcatacttatagtatgtaaaacataaagctctatttctaattagaagaccgacgatatatcactgtatatgtcggtttcctttcttctcccaattcgaacaattcgacttatttcatcacactgttctaagtttaatccatatgagctagcagaggaacctaatggacctatagatcatgggctccaacgattcaagattaactagctaaactcttttaaaccgagttaatcaacattcgttaactaacgggtcattccactaaagtcccgtagttgcactcccctcactatagatatatttgtgtccatttgataaaaccataatcagtaagttaatccttcacaggttgctcgtaaccttggctgggtcaaaataccgttttacccccaagattacatcttgctccttaagtcccactaatccactattgaacaattggtttaaggttcaacctataaacttaatccctctcgggccaatgagagggtggggccccttgttcaagacttggattcagtgcttaagagagcaacctatctactaaccctaaagcgggtaggagtgaattccatcttgtaccctatgttcccagctatccacccgatcttacccctgaaatgggaggcttattgggccaacgctgatgagctgccctcacctatgcagatctaaggataatctcgtgtgaacaggagttcatagttaactcaggattaagactaagttacctaggtcatcaataattgagatagtcagttttaaacagtaaacggtgttataacgtaaaaatgactaattcatggttcagtcttatgtaaacattttacataggatgcccccactttcatgtctctacatgaacgattaggatcacctcgtttgtactacaaagtgggccgcatccatagtttcttaaataaggcgcccaacctttatttcatatactatagactatttaggctatatactcgaacttgatccacgtttatgtttacacataaagttcaagtttattcaaaaaatagccttggaactttgatttattggatttaagattataatatttaatttctcaataacaactttattgaatagaatatgatttacaaactacgagttttaggacaaaaaattccaacaaactcccacttggactaaaattcctagtggtatgagagatgtggtgtgagagaatatatatgaaactagggcacatggccaataagtctcccacttgtcctagtttacaaacatcgtacacctaaactgtgtaggtgaccctcaaacactttagccgtgagggcttttgtaaaatgatcagcttccattgtggaatcagctatacaagtttgctttatgcttctccaaactactgctcctccatttagagtaaatactgatcctgatgtagactttctaacatctttatcagtttggaaatctgaatcagtgtatccagtaaggatcagATCCTTTGTACGATACATGAGCATGTAGAATTTATAGAATGTTTTAACGGCTGTCCAGTGATCACGTCCATGATTGgattgatacctactgaccatccctactgagtagcaaatgtcaggtctagtacataacattgcatacattaaacttccaacagcggaagcatagggaatatttctcatatcctcaacttcttgaggtgtcttaggacattgttcctttgacaaatgaattccatatctGTACGGCAGCagaccctttttggaattctgcattttatatctagacaacattttgtctatgtaagatgcttgagacatggctagtgttttgttcttacggtttcgaacaatttggattccgagaacgtattgtgcatctcccagatctttcatttgaaattgcatagctagccatttcttgatatcagTAAGATATCCTACgtcatttccaataagtagaatatcatctacatataagactaaaaaatgctataatggaattgacgaccttttgtaaacacaaggctcgtcaacattttgttcaaagccataagattttgatcgcaatatcaaatcttatattccaggatctagaagcttgttttaatccataaatggattttttaagcttacaaaccttttgttcttgatcttgttttATAAACCCCTCTGGTTGAGACATATATAGATGCTCTTTCAAGATTACCGTTCAAAAAagctgtcttgacatccatctgccaaatttcataatcataaaaagtggcgatggataagagtattctaattgactttaacatggcaacggagagaaagtttcctctagtctactccctctctctaggtataaccctttgccacaagtcgagccttaaaagtctgtactttaccggcatggtctcgttttctcttgtagatccatttacaaccaataggttttacgtcatttggttgatctactagagtccagacagaattaaagtacatagactccatttcgaggtccatggctttgatccattggtcacgatctacatctttcattgcctgtttataggttaatggatcctctatgccatcgtcaggtatgacgacttgagtttcaattaaacccaaatagcgatcaggctgatgaacaaccctcccactacgtcgaggctctctcaactgttgagaaggatgtgattgaccagatttcctagtcttatcaactaccttagtggatgaactaggtttatctatagcacttttggaaatttcttttaatactagtttactacgaggttgatgatccctgatgtggtcttcctctaagaatgtggcatttgttgacacaaatattttattttcttgaggatcataaaacaaaccacctcttgattcttttggataacctataaaaaagcataattttgaacgatgttccaatttctttggattttgtaccaacacgtgtgctggacaaccccaaattctaaaatgacgtaaactgcctttacgccctttccatagctcataaggtgtttctgaaacacttttagagggaacattattcaaaatataagcagctgtttctaaagcatatcccaaaaagaatctgacatctgagaaaaactcatcatagagcgaaccatgtctaacaaggtccagtttcttctttctgatacaccgttctgttgaggtgtactaggtgcagagagttgtgactggattccattttctattaaatagtctcggaatcgtaagtccatatactctccacctcgatctgatcgaagtatttttattgttttacctaattcgttttctacttcagccttatattctttgaacttttcaagactattagacttatgatgtattaggtaaatatgaccataccttgaataatcatcaatgaagctaatgaaatattcatatccacctcgagctttgacattcattggtccacaaaggtccgaatgtacgagctctaagggtcctttggctcttagaccttttccagtaaaagatctcttggtcatttttccttcaagacaagattcacaaggaggtaaagtattattttctaactgatttagaagcccacttttaactaatctcccaatcctattgagatttatgtgaccaagtcttaagtgccataaataggcattagaagaaactttttgtcttttattctgagtttcagctgttctgaatatttcagtatttaagacaaaatttgctctggttggtcttaacttatataagttgtcttcaagtatagcagaacaaactagaatacctttatagaaaacgaacgcttcattaatttcaaaagatattctatacatttgttccaaaatacaagagatagatattaaatttcttttcatttgaggtacatataagacattcttaagtatgacatatctatctctaaaaaacaactttaaatctcccactgctgaagttgagaccatctctcctgttccaaccttgagagtgatctcgccttctgaaagctttttcaagaactattttcctgaaatgagaagcaaatatggttagtggctcctgaatctagtatccaggtacaattttcatattccactaaacatgtttctacaactagtaaatcatatttaccttgtgtttccttctctgcctttttttctgcaaggtattttgggcagtttcttaaccagtgcccgttttggccacaatggtaacacttaccttttCTGCACTTTCTTACCCTTGTTCagtctttccctttttcttttttatttgagcattaggttttgagggtccagctttggttttagaggacgatcctcttataaattttctttttgtggtagcaacatttgcttccacttgttttcctttacccatagtaaggttttggaatcgctggagttcattcagaagggttgtcaagttaaattctatcttgttcaaagacgcattcgtttggaatggaatgaagctcttcggaagagactctaagataaaactaacttgattaacctcttcgatgggaccaccattcacttcagcgatgttgaagtgcatcatcatgtccagaacatgttctctaacagaggtcccttccttcatacgcttagtgtaaatgtatttgactgcctcgtgtcttaaggaccattctggttgcccaaacattccccttaatgaatccataatctctttagccgtggctaaggattcatgtttctttgccaatacatcagacatgctggcaagaatgtagacacggctttttcattagcttttatccatcgatcatatgcatcccgactagttcggttagcattagaggcagggttttgaggacattcctcagttaagacaaatcttaaatcgtcaaccactagtattgtgttaagatttgatttccaagccgcataattatcgccattaagtttttcggaagctaaaagttgaactattgagctattcatgctgaaaaacaaacatattctttttaggaaaaaactataatcataaaaaatatccaatctaatttagcaattactaataatgtaccctttcattatttgtattttgcaacaatatttcaaaggtttagaacaaccttctccgaagggtagttgattattcctcctttgaaccaagacaatcttgactAGATGCTATCTCTAGAATAACTCTTATTCTTTATAGCACTTAGTTATCGCTACTTTAGTcaagaatatactaacaacttagtaattcttgtaagtgttacccaccattttcagatttcatagattagaatcatttatgaaaactaatctaagaaaACCTATCCAGATTTGGAGTTCGCGGTGTTCcgaatcctataatacaaccctccgaagggaacgtcgctccagggcagacaagcaggcatattatagaaatctcacggtgcgacctaatggaagagaccgtggatgtgctgccacaaatccctcacccacttactatgaactacttcccctattcaccttgattttgatccatgcaaacactctccgaaggaggccgctcctatgcacggcacaaagccctgcatggacctcacggtgtgaactcttagggacactagagctaaaatacattatttttctctagttgaagtgttctaaagaagaaaaaaataaggtaATCCAagcttcaagatttatatttaggctaacttaaacaaatcttaagtcaagataaaacatccaagtataaccattatacaggattttaacctatgatgtctaggtgaaaccatttttattacctcacacctctcacgaatgctcataaaactaggttaactaggctcaagaactgattacgatctccaggtaggaggtgttccgtaaaccgtcaacttaagaacctccaaccttagtcatcttatctgacttgttgacaagattgaaccaggtgagccttttgtaaccagttttacaagatatcgacctatttctatgaaaaatggaagatatgtttaacctaagtgagcatgcatttaatctttgttattgattttaaaagtctaatttattttataacacttataaaaacttttaaacttaatcaatcattttatcaatatataataaaaaacaatcaattaatatggattttaatttatttaactttaattaaatcatatttaattaaattaaatcaaacaataattaattaatttgattaaatcatatttaatcaagaataacttaattaattaaataattaattaatcatattaattaatttccatattaatcaattaacatgcatacaatacaatataacctttatatcatacattttaatgcatgaacatgttaacctatggtgggattttaaatctatatgacattcaaaatgcacatacaaatttaaagtaatttaatcatacatcacatgcataaataaaaaaaaaacaccctaaaatggactgatttttggctcctaaattaagctaagtgctaaattattacataattaatttggtgtagtacagaaccactcccaaaaaCTTCGAACCGGCTAAAAAACCAACCGAAAccgcttgaaccggcccaaaaaccaaatttattggcttgaaccggcccaggCGCACACGGTCGTGCGAAGGCAGCGCGCGGGCGAAGGTGTAGAGGTTGATCCCgagaaaattagatctatCAAAGAATGGCCCGTGCCCACTAAtgtgatagaactaagtcatgcacagcggaaaaagaatcgaatttctaccctaattgccacaattaacatctaaccataaactaatcaaattagggttttaagaagtattacctttgaagctttcaaaaggtttgatgtcttcttaccaattctacccgagaccaccactagtactcaactgctatcctctagacaaagaaccgggttgtgggacccaattttggtgtagaaagtaatggagataaaatgagattggaagctttcttttttcttttgttgagattatgaaaatgataaaagaggcaaaagtccttcaacatttgaaaacatctctatttatagcctaattacatgcaaaaatgcatgcaattcaattgccaaatctcaacacctaatattccactaacaattagtggaacttagtgggctaggtgtctatatctcatatagccacatatcccactaagagttagtgggattatccaacaaaatgttggattttcccactaacttagtccaagggtaaaatggtcattagatttttctagtcaaaagtcaaactttgacttttctaagtcaaaagtcaatattttgacttttttccattttgtccgtcttgactaattccaacctcccgagcatgaatccgcattcatttttccaaaattcaaatcacatttgaatataaggccggtcaaagtttgactttcaaagtcaaaagtcaacattttgacttttttactatttttgaccaattccgagcttcttagtatgaatctgcattcatacttatagtatgtaaaacataaagctctatttctaattagaagaccgacgattatatcactgtatatgtcggttttcctttcttctccctattcgaacaattcgacttatttcatcacactgttctaagtttaatccatatgagctagcagaggaacctaatggacctatagatcatgggctccaacgattcaagattaactagctaaactcttttaaaccgagttaatcaacattcgttaactaacgggtcattccac harbors:
- the LOC116406278 gene encoding uncharacterized protein LOC116406278, which encodes MVIVSEYHPKERVDVKSFSFDGSYYKLSTLLSTTSDRTKGTKMNNANQHQEQSGSDISIDGRDAHLILTISNIAENMEGHTQTEKGLLEMIENLPLVSQPLPLCEMLPLTTGKGLALV